catcatttttaaatactGCAATGTGTTCTATCATATACTAATCCCTATAATTAAGCAtactctatttctaattttttcccctttgggaaCAGTGTGGGCGTGATTATCCTTGTCGTCAACTCTTTGAacttactttaaattattttttcaggatAAATTCTTAGATATGAAATATCTGGATTGATTTACTTGTCTTTTGGTCTCAGTTCATTTTCATCAAAAGCTTCATCTATTCTTTGGAACCCCCAACCTAAGGATTACAGACCTTGATAccttaaataattaatattcgGGGTTTTTCTCTCCTGGTTATGGCTTCTTGTTCTGATACATAGTTTGCCTGGTTTGGtgtttttatgttgtttacaACTCTCCTGTAACTCATCTAAAGTCTTTTGTGGAATGAGGTGTGGGGCATGCGTTTATAAATGTGCACATACATAGGTATGTCATGGGAATTTGGAGCTGGTTCCTGACTTCATTCTGGTCTTTTTGCCCCTTTCCTGTTCATGATTCCATATTGACAGATAACATGCCTGCTTActattttgtttaatatattcttattaaaagtaataaaataaggaTAACTTTTAATACGAATGTCTTATTTTGCCACTTAAAGTACAAATATTTCAgattaatttttccttcatttttgccttattttgaTAGCAATGAGTGATcatttgaatatattaaattctttttattaggaATGACAGTGATGGGGAAGGAGAATCTGATGatcctgaaaaaaagaaactacagaatCAACTTCAAGGTTgctttagatttcatttttaaatttactatcttatatttttttaaaaaacctcataGTGAATTGTCTATCTGAATTGCTTTTTCCACCTGTATTCAAATGAGGTTCAAGAACTGGCTTTGGTTCCCAGTGGCCCCATGCTGGCTCTGTGTAGGCCATTTTCACAGGATTTGCTCTGTAGGATCTCAGCTAGGTTGTTTTTTCTATGTAGTCAAATATTGTTTGGTTTTATATGTGCCTTAGAAGCCTGTCCGTCAACTTACTCgttttcattttgtcttatttGCCCCCTTCTAGAGAAGGTCGCATTTACACTAGTAGCATGCTGCAAAATCTAATGGTATTAAAATTCCCAAACTGTCAGAGGAACCGAAGGAGTTAGGACTCACGCTTGGCTTTTAGTGCTGTTGCCGTAGCGTATTCATTGATGGTTTATTTCATGTTTCCAGACCTTTCGCATCGGCTTCTTATTCTGTTTCAGTGTTGCCATTTACGTTAATCTCTTCCAGCTTTCTGTTTTTACCTTCCACACCTGTAAAAGCCTGTTCGTTCTCCTGTGCTCGTAGTATAGCGGTGTGATGGGGAGGGTATGGATTTTTAGTTCCATTCAGATCTGGATTCCCCTCCAGGGCCTCCTGCTGAAAAGCTGTCTAATCTTGGGCAGGTTCCGTAGCCTCTCAGAGTAGAAGACCCCAGCTCTAGTATGGAAATTAACAATACCTTCTTTTCTGGGCAATTAAAAGATTATGACAGTGTAAAACCTGACGATGTTATATCTGACACATTTTAGGGCCTCAGTAAATGGTAGTCATTCTGTGTATCTAAAATGGCATCTACTCAATTGCTGACTATATATACTGAGATTTGATCATCATTTGATATGTTAGCTGATGACTTTTTGGAttgagttttatgtattttgttaatttggATCTTACCGAATAGATGCATAGCTGGGAAGGATTTCCATTATATAGGCACAGCCTTGGTGAGTGAATGGTGACTGCACCCTGCTTGGCCAGTCTTTTAATCTTACTGCACTAACTggtctcttcatttttattgttaccTGTCTTACTAACCGCACTGGGACATCTAGGAGAATACTCTAAGGGTAACACCTTGGAAATGCTACCGTTAGTGAGGATACTTTTATGTCTGAGAGCTTGAGTGGTGGATAAAATCAAAAAGCAAAGGCCGAGTTTCTGCTGCCACAGCAGCACTGCCTGGAGCGGTGCGAGCACACGCTTGCTACTCCGTGAGCTCTGCTGGACAACCCCGTGGTCTGTGCCAGGTGGCCTTACTGTTGGAAggcaaaagacatttttttctgtcctgcttttgtttcccctctctcccccacaaaGTAAAAACTGGATGGTATCTTTAGTTTTGGAAAAGATACAAGCCAATTTTTAATagggaatttttctttaaaaatgagtaatgataggggcccctgggtggctcagtcggttgagcgtccaccttcggctcaggtcatgatctcacagctcctgagttcgagccccgcgtcgggctctgtgctgacagctcggagcctggagcctgcttcccattctgtgtcttcctctctctctgcccctaacccactcgcattctgtctttgtctctctcaaaaataaacaaacgttaaattaaaaaaaaaaaaaaatcagtaatgatAAGGACCAGAGATgtacaaaaatacaaatgctgAAAACACATAAATGAGAACATTTATTTGGAATTTCAGGATGAAGTGTAGTATGAAATCCTGTCCTTTCATATCTAAGTCATTTTTTCCGTCTTTTCATTTAAGAGTTGCTCATGGATTTCACTGTAAAATAGCCTTTCTTGAATCTTGCCTCTTTTCCCTGAAAgagtattttaaatcttttacttctgttttaagttatgattttaaatgtaatatttgattattaaaattaaataatttatgatttGAGTTTTCTGTTAGCTGTTTTGATGCTCACGGACTTTTTTTTTGAGGTTAAATAACATTAGTGTAATAAAGAGTAGAGTCAAAGACTGGCTGAATTTATATAATTGGAAAACAAATCATTTGGCTTGTATTCCCAAtaatccttctcctcctttttagTTACTACTTTTGTCAATGTTACTTTTATCTGAATTTTTTATCACTAAACATTCCAAAGTCACTTTTCAACTTTGAAAAGTATTAATTAAGTGTAAAGATAAATTATGGCATATTTAGAAAATTCATACTTAGGAAAAACTTTAATTGGCCAGATGATATTTGCataatttaaagtaaatttacttttgtttacCTATCACAAAATCCTATGGGGTGTTGTAAATGTTTCCTTACTAATCTGAGTggaacatagaaaagaaaaagtgaattggCTTTACCTTATACTTACTGTAAACTTTTAGAATGTAGAAAGTGTTTAAggtttcatttcaattttttttttcaagattttatttttttaagttatctctgcacccaacgtggggctcgaacttaaaaccctgagatcaagagtcacatgctccactgactgagccagccaggcaccccagtttcaTTTAATTTAGATCTATAGCTAAAGATTTTCATAATTTAAGTAGGTTGTGTAATATAATTACTCTTTGAATAATAGATGATCTTTCCTAACAAGAAGAAATACCCATAAAACTAAATTTATTGGTAATCAGCAGACTGTGTAAgtggtaatattttgttatacTTAAAACAGTTATATATCACCTTAGAACTGGCTTTTGGAAATgcttttttgttgtcattttttttttttaatgtttacttttgagagagagagagaatgaatgcaagcaggggaggggcacagagacagggagacacagaatcagaagcaggctccaggctctgagccgaagtcagacgcttaaccgactgagccacaaaggtgccTTCGAAAAGCTTTTGATAAAAGAATAACTAAAAAGTTTTGCCAATAAGCTATATTAGAAGAAATCTTTTGTGGATTCTTACTGCAACAATTAGTGTCGCCTTTGAATATATTATACAGAAAAACTAAATCATTTAGATAGcttttttaatgtacaaaaattttaagtaggtCTATTtagaagccagaaagaaaattTGGCAAATCTTAGGAAAATACTGCAAATCTACAAGAGcacacttctctctcttccatcatcccctcccttcccttctccctactATTTATCTGTGCATCCATCTGTCTGTCATCAGTTAAAACTTTtgaggacatttttctttttgtggttaaGGAGAGCATTAGATCACTGGgtgtttttgttaaaaaaaaaagaactagtagATCAGCCCCCATTGAACAAGTACTTCCGATACTTTAGTGCATTGAAACATGACCGCCACTTGCTGTAATGTCTGGTGATTTTCCAAACACTCTAGTATTCATTATGTCATTTGATCCTTACACTAACCCATCTTAAGTAGTTTGGGCAGAtagtgttatttccattttacagtgaggaagcagaaatagaaaagctAAGTGACCTCCCCGAGGTGATCTAGTCGCCCACCCCAGCTTCCAGACTCCTGTTGACTCCGCCCTAATAACTACTTCCTTGTCACACGAGTTCTAAAAGGTTCTTAATAGATAAAACTTTTCCAGACAGTTTTATAACGTGTTTCTTGAACGTCATTATTTCGTGTTGTATTCTACATTTGATAGAATAGTCTTCCTTAATTTAAAGGTGACATAATGTTTTTGTAGGTGCCATTGTTATAGAGCGACCAAATGTGAAATGGAGCGACGTTGCTGGTCTTGAAGGAGCCAAAGAGGCACTGAAAGAGGCTGTGATCTTGCCTAttaaatttcctcatctttttacAGGTGAGatgaatgttaaatatttttttggtcATTGTTTAAAAAGTCATTGATGACTGAAGTAGAGTGTTGTGAATTTTTGTCACCGTATTATAAGGTAACAGCTTACATCAGTTCTGTTATGAGGTGGTGATACACCTTTACACAAAGGTATTTATTTCATACGCATATTTGTAATAcgtacatatatagatatatagccACACAATGTAAATGTCAACCAGTAGGGTGGTCACCGGCATGCAGTGGAGTGCTGTGTGCTCACTAAAATATAGGGCACATTTACAGATCTACATTATTAACATGAAGGCATGCCCACATGTATGATAAAGGTCAAATCCCACGTTATAAACGTGTGTGGTATGTCtctatatttgttaaataaatgtgtgtgcGGGGAAGTAAAAGTAGACCGACCAAAATGTTAAGGCTATGCCTGGGTGATAAGATCAGGGgtgatttttacttctttgaacTTTCATCTGAAGTTTTTGCAATGGCCATGCACTAGTTTTATGAGAGTTCTTCCATTTCTTGAAAAGAGGAATAGGAATTATTTACCATTTTCAGATGAAGCACCTACCTCTAGGGACAGCTGCTTCTCACTGTGACAGGATATTGCTAAGCCAGCCGTCTGGGTGTCGTTGAAGTTACAGCTGCAGCAGTAGGTGATTTGTGCTGCACCTTTCCTTCATTTCGTCCTGTGTATGACCGAGAGCCTGCCTGTGTTTGTGCTGTGGCTGTACCCACAGTGTCACAGTGAAACAGGGCTTCCCTTTTAGAAGCAAGCTGGTTTATGTAGAGAGCGGATCTGTGCTGTTGGCCTCAAGCTGAACACTTCCAGAAGGTACTGTCGTATAGAGTAGTGATGGGCAGAGAACCCGTGGGCCCCCAGTGGTCCACCTAGCAAGGTATGACTTACAACCTAACTTCAGAAATAGGAAATTAACAGTGTCAAAGTGACatcgtgggggcgcctgggtgactcagtctgttaagtgtcagacttcagctcgggtcgtgatctcacggtttgtgggtttgagccccgcggcgggctctgtgctgacagctcggagcccggagcctgcttcgggttctgtgtctccctctctctctgcccgtctccctctcgcactctgtctccctctcaaaaataaacattaaaaaaatttttttttaattaaaagttgaCATCATGATTCTATAAAGGCACAAAAGTATGGTTGAGATCATTTTATATTACTTACATCACTGTTTTGCAAACACgtcatttatgtatcttctttatgATTGTTTCCATATACGtgtaccattattatttttttaaatttttctttaaatcactcATTTATAGAGCAAATTTGTATAGCCTAAATATACAGAGACCAGCAGGAACCTGTAAGTGTTCAGCTTCATAAGTTATCAGAAAGTAAGTATATCTATGTAATCATCATCACACAGAtcaagaaataataccaataacCCAGAAGTCTCCCTCTGCCAAATCTTTCCTCTGCAAAGGTAATCACTCTCTTGACTCCTCTAACACCGTAGATTGTTTTGTCTGTATTTGAACTTTTAAGTCATCTTATTTTTATGTactaacttcatttaaaaaaatttttttaacgtttagtcacctttgagagagagagagacagagcatgaatggggaagggtcacggagagagggagacacagaatccgaagcaggttccaggccccgagctgtcagcacagagcttgacatggggctcgaacccatgaaccatgagatcatgacctgagccaaagtctgcaacataactgactgagccacccaggcgcccctgtattaacttcattttaaaagattgctTTGTGCCtgctataaatggaaaaaaattaataattttctaatatttaaaaattatttaaatacaaagtATTTGTGTGCTGCATGGAAAGCACTTCATATGCCACTAATTATATGTACCACATTTAAGGGAACACTGACTTACAATTGTAGACATTTAAAATAGGAAGATAGAATTCAAGTCAAAGATGAGGCTTATGTAACAATACTCAGATTTGCCATTAGTAATCTGCATGtcgttcttttatttttattctttttttattttcttaagtttatatatttattttgagagacagagtgcatgcaagcaggtgagggtcagagagagagggagagagagtccccagcaggctccacatacagagccagacacagagctggatctcatgaaccgtgagatcatgacctgagcagaaatcaagccTCCAcaatgcctaacccactgagccacccgaggCGCCCCACATGCCATTCTCCTATGGATACCATGTACCCATCCAATTTGCACCTAGaagttttttaagtgtatagttaatatttttttgcCAGATGTAACTCAGCCTGTTTTATTTTAGGCAGTGTTATGATTTCTCATTAGGAAAATTGAAATACAGAGTTGATTTGCTCACTTGTCATATTTTGGCAAAACTAGGATTTCAGGTAGAGTCCCCTTATCGTTACCCAACCACTTGAACAAGAATACAAGAATAGGCTCTCTGTAATAGTAACCTTTGCCTCCTTGTGGAATCAGGAACTGAATAGAACTTTGAGAGGGATCACCCAAACTGTGTTAGTTTCATCCCCCCAAGcgtcaaatatttaaaagaaaatgtttccagcTGCCCTTGCCCTGCGGATATAGTTTGTCCTACAGTGTTCTGGTATTAAGGATCATACACAGTAGACCATCAGGTAGTACGTTTTAGCTGAACGAGTCTGCCTTTACTAGATTGCAAGATCCTCTTGTATTCACAGTTCTCCGTCTGTACGTTGTGGTTTCAGTGCATagtggctgaatgaatgagtgagcaaGCAGTTGAGCTTCCTATTAGAAGGGTTATATATCTGTGTAAACCCATTGGACAAAGTGGTCTCTAGAAAAAGCAAATACAATACTTCTAAGACATACTTACCTTagattgatttatttaaaaaaaaaaattactgttagCTGCAGAGTGAAAACTTCTCCACAGTATTCTTCAGTATGGGTGATGTCTCTAGTAACTGAAATTAACAGTCTTAGGTTCTCATGTTATTTTTCTCATGCGAATTTTAGGCAAGAGAACACCTTGGAGGGGAATTCTGTTATTTGGCCCACCGGGAACGGGAAAGTCCTATTTAGCCAAAGCTGTGGCAACAGAGGCAAACAACTCAACGTTTTTTTCAATATCTTCCTCTGACCTTGTCTCTAAGTGGCTAGGAGAAAGTGAAAAGTAAGTAGTAAGTTGTtgttttggtggggtttttttttttttggttttttggtttttttggctttttagttTTTCTATGCCAGGTAGTCACTATATCAGTATATAAAGGAAGAGGCTTCCTACATCATGAATAGACATTCAGAGAAGTGTCTGAATATGAAATAAGTATTCATTTCGTTGTCAGATCAGTCCCTAGTTTGACATTTATTTCATAGGAAAAAGGTAGCATATGTATAGTTATATATAGCATAGTTTAGTAAATCATAAAGTGAATCATCCAGTTGTAGTATTCTTATTTTCTAGACCAAAACATAGTTGGACCTTTTAATCTGTAGAGTTCTTATAATACTGTatatgtgttgtgtttttttttttttttcattaagtccTCTGTCATTTACTATTCTTTTAAGAAGCTGAaagcttttacttatttttaggcTAGTTAAGAACTTATTTCAGCTTGCCAGAGAGAGTAAACCTTCCATCATCTTCATCGATGAAATTGATTCTCTGTGTGGCTCAAGAAGCGAAAACGAAAGTGAAGCTGCCCGTAGAATTAAGACGGAGTTCTTAGTTCAAATGCAAGGTAGGCTGACTGGTTTTTCGCATAGTTTCTGTTATTGTATCACCATTATCATCACAATAATGAAACAGTGAAATTCAAgctgaatttcttcattttagcagACCACGTGTTTGATTATGCCAAGCTTCATTCCGGTCGTCCTCCATGGTGTAATCATCTTGCAGTACTCTGGCAGAAACAGGAAGATTTGCATATTCACTTACATCATACCAGGAACAGTATCAGCAAAAGGAATTTGTAGACTTCAAATGAAatctttcaagaaatattttgaaaagaatattaataGTATTTGCCCACAGTCTAGCAGATTTGATTCTTGGGAATATTTGCATTGTATTTTAATAATGTGatatttgatttttcaaagaGACCCTCTCAAGATGGGGCACTATAACATTAAAACCCCACATTCTTAACAGAACGTATAGGCAATGTTTAAAGAACACTAAAacggaaaattatttaaaatattacttattttggTGCAGGCGTTGGTGTAGACAATGATGGAATTTTGGTTCTGGGAGCTACAAATATCCCCTGGGTTCTGGATTCTGCCATTAGAAGAAGGTATGAAAATATAGTGAAGATCTTATTTCTAACTACAGATGTAACAAGTCAGTAGCAATTCCCTTTTTGTCTAGGGAAGAGGCATTCTGAaaacttttcagaatttttttttaaattttttttcacatttatttttgagacagagagagacagagcatgaacgggggagagtcagagagcgagagggagacacagaatctgaaacaggctccaggctctgagctgtcagcacagagcccgacacggggcttggactcacgaaccgcgagatcatgacctgagccgaagtcagacgcttaaccgactgagccacccaggcgcccctagaatttttttgaTGTGCCCTAGTCCTGCTGACCCCCAGTGTcggaggaagagaggcaggcgTTTGTTTGCTTGCTATATTAAAGTTACAAGATATCCACTTACGAATCTTTCACATTGGAACATATATTACCTAATGCTTAACTTGTAATTCAGACTATGCTTAGTGGGCACTGTTGCttctaaaatttacaaatatagcTTGATATTTCAGTGGAAAACTTTCacacaaaattttagcaaaatgaCAGTTACATAGGTTAAAGTGTGATAGATAACCaagatatattttcataaaaaaatttacgtttatggggcacctgggtggtttagttggttgagtgtccgacttcggctcaggtcatgatctcgcagtatgtgggttctcgagccccgtgtcaggctctgtgctgacagcccagagcctggagcctgctttggatactgtgtctccctctctctctctgcctctcccctgctcacactctgtctctctctcaaaaataaataaacattaaaaaggaagtaattaaaagaaatttgtctATAATTTTTAAGTTGCATACGAAACTTGAGCTACAGGGAAGGTATATAGtcttgttacttttatttatttatttatttatttatttattttcttatgtttattgagagacagagagaaacagagcatgagcatgggaggggcacagagaggaggagacgtagaatccgaagcaggctccaggctcagctgtcagcacagagcccgacgtggggctcaaactcacaaaccacaagatcatgacctgagccgaagttggacgcttaaccaactgagccacccgggtgcccctagtcTCGTTACTTTTCACGCACATAGTTCCCTGTTTCAGTCACTGAATTTTGCGTGGTAAAAATTAGCATCAGTTCCTGCCGCTTTTACCCCATTCACTTGATGCTTTGCCAAGATGCTAGGTTACTGTCCAGTATCAAGAGAGGAAATCTGCCCGTTACTTTTGCAAACTGGTCTAGTTCTAAATGCATGTCTGTAGATAATGGAAACTTAAACTTCTTACTGCCACAGAGAGTTACCTAAAGGGAGAACAATCTTCACAGCCACTTAAATTGGCCTTTGTTACTTCCTATCTCCAAATGCTGTCTAAGAAGGCAAGCAAAATTATTCTTAATAAAACAGTGTTTATGAGATAGTATAACTATTTATTCTGAATGTACCTATTATGATAAAGTGGACATTTTGTGTCAACATATGCTTATTATATAAGATTTTGAGTAATTTTACTGTTTCGGATTTGGAGAATTATTTTGTCCTCTCTTATTTCATATGATGAACCATAATCCCTTGATCAGGAGTTCAGAGTATAAATCTATGGGGCGCTAATCTTGTGAGACATACCAGGTTGTGACCTCTAGACATACAAAGACTATGGCCAAAATAACCCAAAAATCATGTGAGAAAGATTAAATCACTCCAAACTGGTTCTCTGACTATGTTGGTTTTACTTGTTAGTTGTTAACATGTTCTGGATATTTTCCCACTGTTTAACCAAACTATATATCTTTAACTCTGACACATAGAAATCAACCAGCTTAGCTTTGTATATATGAGACCATCTGAGTATCTTGTTTCTTCTtgaaaaatctgaattttcaaCTGAAATTAAACATATGTAGTAATATTCTTGGTAtaatttctctttcaagattcGAGAAACGAATTTATATTCCGTTGCCTGAGGCCCATGCCCGAGCAGCAATGTTTAAATTGCACTTGGGGACCACTCAGAACAGTCTAACGGAAACAGACTTCCGAGAACTTGGGAAGAAAACCGATGGTTATTCGGGAGCAGACATAAGTATCATTGTGCGTGACGCGCTCATGCAGCCTGTTAGAAAAGTACAGTCAGCTactcattttaaaaaggtaaggaACTTTGATCCACCCTTTCATAGGTTTTTAAAGTCAGGCCATCATTAATTTGTCTTCAGAGAATTTCAGGAAGGTTTCAGCTCTGTAAACTAAAGTGCGTTTATAGAATAGACATTTCCATTTCATTGCAAATAAGTTCTCCCACAAAGTTTATTAATAgccttaaagtattttaaaatgttacgtgcagtgatttttttaagtacttattaTTTTGATGTAAGTATAGAAAGTATGAGTACTTAAAAGTATAtacttttaagtatatagttACCTTTGATGTAACTGGAAGGAATATCTTTGAGCAGAACCTGGTGCATTTACACTTCATGAACAAAAacggccgcctgggtggctctgtcagttgagtgttcaactcttgacttctgctcaggctgCGGTCCCAGGGGTCGTGGCATccagccctgcgatgggctctgtgctgagtgtggagcctgcttgagattcattctcttgctctctcgctctcgct
This DNA window, taken from Neofelis nebulosa isolate mNeoNeb1 chromosome 11, mNeoNeb1.pri, whole genome shotgun sequence, encodes the following:
- the VPS4B gene encoding vacuolar protein sorting-associated protein 4B, yielding MASTSSNLQKAIDLASKAAQEDKAGNYEEALQLYQHAVQYFLHVVKYEAQGDKAKQSIRAKCTEYLDRAEKLKEYLKKKEKTPQKPVKEGQPNPAEEKGNDSDGEGESDDPEKKKLQNQLQGAIVIERPNVKWSDVAGLEGAKEALKEAVILPIKFPHLFTGKRTPWRGILLFGPPGTGKSYLAKAVATEANNSTFFSISSSDLVSKWLGESEKLVKNLFQLARESKPSIIFIDEIDSLCGSRSENESEAARRIKTEFLVQMQGVGVDNDGILVLGATNIPWVLDSAIRRRFEKRIYIPLPEAHARAAMFKLHLGTTQNSLTETDFRELGKKTDGYSGADISIIVRDALMQPVRKVQSATHFKKVRGPSRADPNKIVDDLLTPCSPGDPGAIEMTWMDVPGDKLLEPVVCMSDMLRSLSNTKPTVNEHDLLKLKKFTEDFGQEG